A segment of the Sanyastnella coralliicola genome:
TGAAGGATTTTGGTGCTTTTTGCAAGGCAGGAGGGAGTCAACACACCACGATTTGCGACCTCAAAGAATGCGTTTGGAAGCAAGAAAATCACCGCTATATTTTCACCGTTAGCGCCGATAGGTTCCTGAGAAACATGGTGCGTAGCATGGTAGGTACCTTCATCGATCTCGGACGTGGAAAGATCACTTCTGAAGAGTTCAGGGCGATCGTGAATTCCGGTGAAAGAAAGAATGCAGGAACATCTGTCTCACCTGATGGTTTATTTCTTGCACGGGTCAAGTACCCGTTTTTGTAATTTCGCCATTCGATAGCGAGCATTTTGAGTCAATCCTCTGCCCAAGGCAACATTTTCGACGCAGGCATTCTTCGTAGAATCCTGAAACAAGTAGGACCTTACCGCTTCTGGTTCCGCCTTACTGCATCGCTCGTAATTCTGCTCGCAGCCCTGGTTTGGATTCGTCCGGCCTTGATCGGATTTGCCATAGACGCCTTTGTGGCAAGCGTACCTGCAGAAGAATTGCAAGGCTTGAAGAGTTGGTTATACCATACTACCGACGGTTGGTTTAGTTCTAACGGTGAGGGATTGCTGTATACATTCCTGGTTGTCGTCGGACTGCTCATCCTTGAAGCGATTCTTCAATTCTATCAAACGTATTTGGCGAATTGGGTAGCGCAAAGTGTGACTCTTGATATGCGTTCGCGCCTCTACAAGCACATCCTTGGCTTCCGTTTGAAATACTTCGATAAGAATCCTGTTGGAACCTTCGTTACGCGTTTGGTCTCTGATATCGATGGGGTAGCGAATGTATTCTCTAACGGGATCTTGAGCGTGATCGGCGATTTGCTGAAGCTCTTTGTGGTGATTGCTTACATGCTCTACACCAACTGGTTGTTAACGCTCATTGTATTGGTGCCCATCCCGATTCTTTTGGTGGCAACCCGCATCTTCCAAAAGGCCATCAAGAAGGCCTTTATCAAGGTGCGTAACCAAGTAAACAAGATCAACGTCTTCGTGCAAGAGCACGTGACCGGGATGAACATCGTTCAAATTTTCCATCGAGAGAATAAGGAGAAAGAGCGATTCGAAAAGATCAATCGTGAGCACCGTGATGCGAACATCGCCTCCATTTGGGCCTTCAGTATTTTCTTCCCGATCGTTGAACTGCTTTCAGCGAGCAGTGTCGCTTTATTGCTGTGGTGGGGAATGCGTCGTGCTGTGGAAGGAACGGTTTCATTAGGTACACTCCTTGAGTTCATTCTTTATGTCTTCATGCTGTATCGTCCGATTCGCCAGTTGGCAGATCGTTTCAATGTGCTGCAAATGGGAATCGTGAACGCTGAGCGTGTGTTCAACCTTTTTGATTCCGAAGAGGCTATCGCCGAAACGCCAACGCCTTCTCCGGTAGATACGTTTAAAGGCCACATCAAATTCGAAGATGTGTGGTTCGCGTACAATGACGAAGATTGGGTGCTCAAAGGGGTTTCATTTGAAGTGAAGCCAGGAGAGACCTTAGCATTCGTAGGAGCAACAGGAGCTGGTAAATCATCTGTGATCAACTTGATTTCTCGATTCTACGAATTCCAGAAAGGG
Coding sequences within it:
- a CDS encoding ABC transporter ATP-binding protein translates to MSQSSAQGNIFDAGILRRILKQVGPYRFWFRLTASLVILLAALVWIRPALIGFAIDAFVASVPAEELQGLKSWLYHTTDGWFSSNGEGLLYTFLVVVGLLILEAILQFYQTYLANWVAQSVTLDMRSRLYKHILGFRLKYFDKNPVGTFVTRLVSDIDGVANVFSNGILSVIGDLLKLFVVIAYMLYTNWLLTLIVLVPIPILLVATRIFQKAIKKAFIKVRNQVNKINVFVQEHVTGMNIVQIFHRENKEKERFEKINREHRDANIASIWAFSIFFPIVELLSASSVALLLWWGMRRAVEGTVSLGTLLEFILYVFMLYRPIRQLADRFNVLQMGIVNAERVFNLFDSEEAIAETPTPSPVDTFKGHIKFEDVWFAYNDEDWVLKGVSFEVKPGETLAFVGATGAGKSSVINLISRFYEFQKGKITIDGVDIRELPLATIRRTVAVVLQDVFLFSDSIRNNVTLYDAHISESDIVESGKAVGAHDFIQRLPGKYDYDVKERGGMLSVGQRQLLAFMRAYVYKPSILVLDEATSSIDTESEELIQKATEKLTEGRTSIVIAHRLSTIQNADRILVMEKGNVVQQGTHASLLKEEGPYKRLFEMQFA